A single Lacerta agilis isolate rLacAgi1 chromosome 10, rLacAgi1.pri, whole genome shotgun sequence DNA region contains:
- the GALR3 gene encoding galanin receptor type 3 isoform X1: protein MPDSWNTSSDSVEARTAGIIVPVVFSLIFFVGTVGNGLVLAVLLRNGQVKYNTTNLFILNLAVADLCFIVFCVPFQATIYTLDGWLFGAFACKAVHFLIYLTMYASSFTLAAVSVDRYLAIRYPLKSRDLRTSRNAALAIVMIWMLSLLFAGPYISYYQIVHYQEVPICVPIWEDQRRKILDILTFVFGYVLPVFVVSLAYARTIKFLWTAVDPIERISESRKAKRRVTKMIIAVAVLFCLCWLPHHLVILCFWFGYFPFNRATYACRLASHCLSYANSCLNPIVYALISKHFRKRFKQVFTCLLIQDKNKKKRAGNKVHVANVNNGLANHTAGFCGGNTEVTQLHEENIRCYQGLLLKETEGGVPEAWSHQLEDTAISDQRELMNGEGSGATDNNQLAVTTHEGL, encoded by the exons ATGCCAGACAGCTGGAATACATCTTCAGACAGCGTAGAAGCACGAACTGCAGGCATTATTGTGCCGGTGGTCTTCTCCCTCATCTTCTTCGTGGGCACAGTAGGGAACGGCTTGGTGCTGGCTGTGCTGCTGCGCAATGGACAGGTGAAATACAACACCACCAACCTGTTCATCCTTAACCTGGCGGTGGCGGACCTGTGCTTCAttgtcttctgtgtccccttcCAGGCCACCATCTACACGCTGGATGGATGGCTCTTTGGTGCCTTTGCCTGCAAGGCAGTGCACTTTCTCATCTACCTCACCATGTATGCCAGCAGTTTCACCCTGGCAGCCGTCTCTGTGGACAG GTATCTGGCTATCCGTTACCCCCTGAAATCCCGGGATCTCCGGACCTCTCGCAATGCAGCTCTTGCCATTGTAATGATCTGGATGCTGTCGCTGCTTTTTGCAGGGCCGTATATCAGCTACTACCAAATAGTCCACTACCAGGAGGTGCCCATCTGTGTCCCTATCTGGGAGGACCAGCGCCGCAAGATCTTGGACATCCTCACCTTCGTATTTGGCTATGTCCTCCCAGTCTTTGTTGTCAGCCTGGCTTATGCTAGGACCATTAAGTTCTTGTGGACTGCTGTAGATCCCATTGAGAGGATCTCGGAGTCCCGTAAAGCAAAGCGGAGGGTCACCAAGATGATTATTGCGGTGGCCGTCCTCTTCTGCCTGTGCTGGCTGCCCCATCACCTAGTGATCTTGTGCTTCTGGTTTGGCTATTTCCCCTTTAACCGGGCCACCTATGCCTGCCGCTTGGCTTCCCATTGCCTGTCCTACGCCAATTCTTGCCTCAACCCAATTGTCTACGCTCTCATCTCCAAGCACTTCCGCAAGAGATTCAAGCAGGTCTTCACCTGCCTCCTCATCCAGGACAAGAACAAGAAGAAACGAGCAGGCAACAAGGTCCACGTAGCCAATGTCAACAATGGTCTAGCCAACCATACGGCAGGCTTCTGTGGAGGGAACACTGAGGTAACCCAACTCCATGAGGAAAATATCCGATGCTACCAGGGCCTGTTGCTGAAAGAAACTGAAGGGGGTGTGCCTGAGGCATGGTCTCATCAGTTAGAAGACACGGCCATCTCGGATCAGAGAGAGCTAATGAATGGAGAAGGTTCTGGGGCAACTGACAACAATCAACTGGCTGTGACAACACACGAGGGACTGTAA
- the GALR3 gene encoding galanin receptor type 3 isoform X2, translating to MPDSWNTSSDSVEARTAGIIVPVVFSLIFFVGTVGNGLVLAVLLRNGQATIYTLDGWLFGAFACKAVHFLIYLTMYASSFTLAAVSVDRYLAIRYPLKSRDLRTSRNAALAIVMIWMLSLLFAGPYISYYQIVHYQEVPICVPIWEDQRRKILDILTFVFGYVLPVFVVSLAYARTIKFLWTAVDPIERISESRKAKRRVTKMIIAVAVLFCLCWLPHHLVILCFWFGYFPFNRATYACRLASHCLSYANSCLNPIVYALISKHFRKRFKQVFTCLLIQDKNKKKRAGNKVHVANVNNGLANHTAGFCGGNTEVTQLHEENIRCYQGLLLKETEGGVPEAWSHQLEDTAISDQRELMNGEGSGATDNNQLAVTTHEGL from the exons ATGCCAGACAGCTGGAATACATCTTCAGACAGCGTAGAAGCACGAACTGCAGGCATTATTGTGCCGGTGGTCTTCTCCCTCATCTTCTTCGTGGGCACAGTAGGGAACGGCTTGGTGCTGGCTGTGCTGCTGCGCAATGGACAG GCCACCATCTACACGCTGGATGGATGGCTCTTTGGTGCCTTTGCCTGCAAGGCAGTGCACTTTCTCATCTACCTCACCATGTATGCCAGCAGTTTCACCCTGGCAGCCGTCTCTGTGGACAG GTATCTGGCTATCCGTTACCCCCTGAAATCCCGGGATCTCCGGACCTCTCGCAATGCAGCTCTTGCCATTGTAATGATCTGGATGCTGTCGCTGCTTTTTGCAGGGCCGTATATCAGCTACTACCAAATAGTCCACTACCAGGAGGTGCCCATCTGTGTCCCTATCTGGGAGGACCAGCGCCGCAAGATCTTGGACATCCTCACCTTCGTATTTGGCTATGTCCTCCCAGTCTTTGTTGTCAGCCTGGCTTATGCTAGGACCATTAAGTTCTTGTGGACTGCTGTAGATCCCATTGAGAGGATCTCGGAGTCCCGTAAAGCAAAGCGGAGGGTCACCAAGATGATTATTGCGGTGGCCGTCCTCTTCTGCCTGTGCTGGCTGCCCCATCACCTAGTGATCTTGTGCTTCTGGTTTGGCTATTTCCCCTTTAACCGGGCCACCTATGCCTGCCGCTTGGCTTCCCATTGCCTGTCCTACGCCAATTCTTGCCTCAACCCAATTGTCTACGCTCTCATCTCCAAGCACTTCCGCAAGAGATTCAAGCAGGTCTTCACCTGCCTCCTCATCCAGGACAAGAACAAGAAGAAACGAGCAGGCAACAAGGTCCACGTAGCCAATGTCAACAATGGTCTAGCCAACCATACGGCAGGCTTCTGTGGAGGGAACACTGAGGTAACCCAACTCCATGAGGAAAATATCCGATGCTACCAGGGCCTGTTGCTGAAAGAAACTGAAGGGGGTGTGCCTGAGGCATGGTCTCATCAGTTAGAAGACACGGCCATCTCGGATCAGAGAGAGCTAATGAATGGAGAAGGTTCTGGGGCAACTGACAACAATCAACTGGCTGTGACAACACACGAGGGACTGTAA
- the ANKRD54 gene encoding ankyrin repeat domain-containing protein 54 isoform X4 → MWRRRPDSLLFPPLPRPTFYCSYGYASSPPPSCSDPGPASLEIRTRSDASTTGMEGGGGGAGDPSPASANMFSLTGLGAALRAVPEAPDPASLHYMHLPWQCKHRVCKMGGRRHKAARLHRKVGPTGKEIHALKRLREASNSNDLETVHLLLDHGADPNQRDGLGNTPLHLGARVDALDRAGRTPLHLAKSKLNILQEGLSQSLEIVRLEVKQIIQMLREYLERLGRHEHREQLDDLCSRLQMTSTKEQVDEVTDLLASFTSLSLQKQKFEKR, encoded by the exons atgtggcggcggcggccggaCTCGCTCCTCTTCCCCCCACTTCCCCGCCCCACATTCTATTGTTCCTATGGTTACGCGAGTTCGCCCCCGCCTTCGTGCTCTGATCCTGGGCCCGCTTCGCTCGAGATCCGGACGCGCAGTGACGCCTCGACGACGGGGATGgaaggcggcggtggcggcgcggGAGACCCCAGCCCGGCCTCCGCGAACATGTTCTCCCTGACGGGCCTCGGTGCCGCGTTGCGGGCCGTCCCCGAGGCGCCGGATCCCGCCTCGCTGCACTACATGCACTTGCCGTGGCAGTGCAAGCACCGCGTGTGCAAGATGGGCGGCCGCCGCCACAAGGCCGCCCGGCTGCACCGCAAGGTGGGGCCTACCGGCAAGGAGATCCACG CTTTGAAACGCTTGAGAGAAGCTTCCAATTCTAATGATTTAGAAACAG TGCACTTGCTTTTGGACCATGGAGCCGACCCAAACCAGCGAGATGGGCTGGGGAACACCCCCCTGCATTTGG GAGCCCGAGTAGATGCCTTGGATCGAGCTGGACGAACCCCTCTGCACTTGGCCAAGTCAAAGCTGAACATCTTGCAGGAGGGCCTCTCACAGAGTCTGGAAATTGTGCGCCTGGAAGTAAAGCAG ATCATCCAGATGTTGCGGGAATACCTTGAACGCCTCGGGCGCCACGAACATCGGGAACAGCTGGATGATCTTTGCTCCAGGTTACAGATGACTAGTACAAAAGAGCAG GTGGATGAGGTTACTGACCTCCTGGCCAGCTTCACCTCCCTCAGCTTGCAGAAGCAGAAGTTTGAGAAGAGGTAA
- the ANKRD54 gene encoding ankyrin repeat domain-containing protein 54 isoform X3 yields the protein MWRRRPDSLLFPPLPRPTFYCSYGYASSPPPSCSDPGPASLEIRTRSDASTTGMEGGGGGAGDPSPASANMFSLTGLGAALRAVPEAPDPASLHYMHLPWQCKHRVCKMGGRRHKAARLHRKVGPTGKEIHALKRLREASNSNDLETVHLLLDHGADPNQRDGLGNTPLHLAACTNHVPIITTLLRGGARVDALDRAGRTPLHLAKSKLNILQEGLSQSLEIVRLEVKQIIQMLREYLERLGRHEHREQLDDLCSRLQMTSTKEQVDEVTDLLASFTSLSLQKQKFEKR from the exons atgtggcggcggcggccggaCTCGCTCCTCTTCCCCCCACTTCCCCGCCCCACATTCTATTGTTCCTATGGTTACGCGAGTTCGCCCCCGCCTTCGTGCTCTGATCCTGGGCCCGCTTCGCTCGAGATCCGGACGCGCAGTGACGCCTCGACGACGGGGATGgaaggcggcggtggcggcgcggGAGACCCCAGCCCGGCCTCCGCGAACATGTTCTCCCTGACGGGCCTCGGTGCCGCGTTGCGGGCCGTCCCCGAGGCGCCGGATCCCGCCTCGCTGCACTACATGCACTTGCCGTGGCAGTGCAAGCACCGCGTGTGCAAGATGGGCGGCCGCCGCCACAAGGCCGCCCGGCTGCACCGCAAGGTGGGGCCTACCGGCAAGGAGATCCACG CTTTGAAACGCTTGAGAGAAGCTTCCAATTCTAATGATTTAGAAACAG TGCACTTGCTTTTGGACCATGGAGCCGACCCAAACCAGCGAGATGGGCTGGGGAACACCCCCCTGCATTTGG ctgcctgCACGAACCATGTACCCATCATCACCACACTGCTTCGTGGAG GAGCCCGAGTAGATGCCTTGGATCGAGCTGGACGAACCCCTCTGCACTTGGCCAAGTCAAAGCTGAACATCTTGCAGGAGGGCCTCTCACAGAGTCTGGAAATTGTGCGCCTGGAAGTAAAGCAG ATCATCCAGATGTTGCGGGAATACCTTGAACGCCTCGGGCGCCACGAACATCGGGAACAGCTGGATGATCTTTGCTCCAGGTTACAGATGACTAGTACAAAAGAGCAG GTGGATGAGGTTACTGACCTCCTGGCCAGCTTCACCTCCCTCAGCTTGCAGAAGCAGAAGTTTGAGAAGAGGTAA
- the ANKRD54 gene encoding ankyrin repeat domain-containing protein 54 isoform X2: MWRRRPDSLLFPPLPRPTFYCSYGYASSPPPSCSDPGPASLEIRTRSDASTTGMEGGGGGAGDPSPASANMFSLTGLGAALRAVPEAPDPASLHYMHLPWQCKHRVCKMGGRRHKAARLHRKVGPTGKEIHALKRLREASNSNDLETVQQLLEDGVDPCAADDKGRTALHFASCNGNDSIVHLLLDHGADPNQRDGLGNTPLHLGARVDALDRAGRTPLHLAKSKLNILQEGLSQSLEIVRLEVKQIIQMLREYLERLGRHEHREQLDDLCSRLQMTSTKEQVDEVTDLLASFTSLSLQKQKFEKR; the protein is encoded by the exons atgtggcggcggcggccggaCTCGCTCCTCTTCCCCCCACTTCCCCGCCCCACATTCTATTGTTCCTATGGTTACGCGAGTTCGCCCCCGCCTTCGTGCTCTGATCCTGGGCCCGCTTCGCTCGAGATCCGGACGCGCAGTGACGCCTCGACGACGGGGATGgaaggcggcggtggcggcgcggGAGACCCCAGCCCGGCCTCCGCGAACATGTTCTCCCTGACGGGCCTCGGTGCCGCGTTGCGGGCCGTCCCCGAGGCGCCGGATCCCGCCTCGCTGCACTACATGCACTTGCCGTGGCAGTGCAAGCACCGCGTGTGCAAGATGGGCGGCCGCCGCCACAAGGCCGCCCGGCTGCACCGCAAGGTGGGGCCTACCGGCAAGGAGATCCACG CTTTGAAACGCTTGAGAGAAGCTTCCAATTCTAATGATTTAGAAACAG TGCAGCAGCTTCTGGAAGATGGGGTGGACCCCTGTGCAGCTGACGACAAAGGTCGAACGGCCCTGCACTTTGCTTCCTGCAATGGAAATGACAGTATTG TGCACTTGCTTTTGGACCATGGAGCCGACCCAAACCAGCGAGATGGGCTGGGGAACACCCCCCTGCATTTGG GAGCCCGAGTAGATGCCTTGGATCGAGCTGGACGAACCCCTCTGCACTTGGCCAAGTCAAAGCTGAACATCTTGCAGGAGGGCCTCTCACAGAGTCTGGAAATTGTGCGCCTGGAAGTAAAGCAG ATCATCCAGATGTTGCGGGAATACCTTGAACGCCTCGGGCGCCACGAACATCGGGAACAGCTGGATGATCTTTGCTCCAGGTTACAGATGACTAGTACAAAAGAGCAG GTGGATGAGGTTACTGACCTCCTGGCCAGCTTCACCTCCCTCAGCTTGCAGAAGCAGAAGTTTGAGAAGAGGTAA
- the ANKRD54 gene encoding ankyrin repeat domain-containing protein 54 isoform X1 — translation MWRRRPDSLLFPPLPRPTFYCSYGYASSPPPSCSDPGPASLEIRTRSDASTTGMEGGGGGAGDPSPASANMFSLTGLGAALRAVPEAPDPASLHYMHLPWQCKHRVCKMGGRRHKAARLHRKVGPTGKEIHALKRLREASNSNDLETVQQLLEDGVDPCAADDKGRTALHFASCNGNDSIVHLLLDHGADPNQRDGLGNTPLHLAACTNHVPIITTLLRGGARVDALDRAGRTPLHLAKSKLNILQEGLSQSLEIVRLEVKQIIQMLREYLERLGRHEHREQLDDLCSRLQMTSTKEQVDEVTDLLASFTSLSLQKQKFEKR, via the exons atgtggcggcggcggccggaCTCGCTCCTCTTCCCCCCACTTCCCCGCCCCACATTCTATTGTTCCTATGGTTACGCGAGTTCGCCCCCGCCTTCGTGCTCTGATCCTGGGCCCGCTTCGCTCGAGATCCGGACGCGCAGTGACGCCTCGACGACGGGGATGgaaggcggcggtggcggcgcggGAGACCCCAGCCCGGCCTCCGCGAACATGTTCTCCCTGACGGGCCTCGGTGCCGCGTTGCGGGCCGTCCCCGAGGCGCCGGATCCCGCCTCGCTGCACTACATGCACTTGCCGTGGCAGTGCAAGCACCGCGTGTGCAAGATGGGCGGCCGCCGCCACAAGGCCGCCCGGCTGCACCGCAAGGTGGGGCCTACCGGCAAGGAGATCCACG CTTTGAAACGCTTGAGAGAAGCTTCCAATTCTAATGATTTAGAAACAG TGCAGCAGCTTCTGGAAGATGGGGTGGACCCCTGTGCAGCTGACGACAAAGGTCGAACGGCCCTGCACTTTGCTTCCTGCAATGGAAATGACAGTATTG TGCACTTGCTTTTGGACCATGGAGCCGACCCAAACCAGCGAGATGGGCTGGGGAACACCCCCCTGCATTTGG ctgcctgCACGAACCATGTACCCATCATCACCACACTGCTTCGTGGAG GAGCCCGAGTAGATGCCTTGGATCGAGCTGGACGAACCCCTCTGCACTTGGCCAAGTCAAAGCTGAACATCTTGCAGGAGGGCCTCTCACAGAGTCTGGAAATTGTGCGCCTGGAAGTAAAGCAG ATCATCCAGATGTTGCGGGAATACCTTGAACGCCTCGGGCGCCACGAACATCGGGAACAGCTGGATGATCTTTGCTCCAGGTTACAGATGACTAGTACAAAAGAGCAG GTGGATGAGGTTACTGACCTCCTGGCCAGCTTCACCTCCCTCAGCTTGCAGAAGCAGAAGTTTGAGAAGAGGTAA